A single Verrucomicrobiia bacterium DNA region contains:
- a CDS encoding N-6 DNA methylase, which produces MPSRDKLEQFVTWCDQHITGDEKGQAQIFLDRLFQAFGQPGSLDVGGEPEFRVRKADADGGGTAFADYVWKPVVLVEMKKRGEKLQRHYRQAFDYWTRLVPHRPRYVVLCNFDEFCVYDFDTDLDTPKDTLALKDLPERWGPLAFLAPGNPRPTFDNDREKVTREAADCLAECFRKFVRRGVPQPDAQRFILQMLVALFAEDIDLLPKYFVAQLLEECTTPADGYDLIGGLFEAMNSNPPKAGGRFKGVRYFNGGLFREPARLELQDLELVLLRKAAKFDWSKVQPEIFGTLFQHSMNDAERHAFGAHFTHPSDIMKIVKPTITDPWTEQIEGAKTRTRLNQLLDRMHTFRVLDPACGSGNFLYIAYREMKRLEARIFERLRTEFKTDAKEAAQMPLSYLSAQNFYGLDVLPFAVEIAKVTMMIGRKLAIDELHISEPPLPLDNLDHNFIAADALLTPEGQPTQWPQADVIIGNPPFLDARKMTMEHGREYVGKLEKNYPEVPRRADLCTYWFRKAADHLPACTTADPLSGRGGLVGTQNIRNNESREGGLDHVVSTGAIVEAVENQPWSGEANVNVSIANWMKTQDAASLPKKRKLWFKIQPSASVKKTRKRGSGSATKEYELDARECDQINSALSDATDVAAAKILKCNTQPKCVFEGVQTGHDGFVISAAEANDLLAIDEHKPYVKPFINGSDLLSARYVTKPEYVVDLSNLNVLQTSALPRLLAIPKERVLKDWEKNAAQENKELGRDRGEHQNRLDTWWALKRPRNDLQQALKKLPRYVACSAVMKRPTFVFISANYLPTNALKVFAFADDYSFGVLQSDIHWLWFITKCSKLTERFRYTPESVFDTFPWPQFEMGSAPAPGAADRALAVGTGARASNSTSVSAQSSIPLKGCREGAATDTRGACTPQTIAKIDAVASASRTVRRVRAEALQHLKGGLRALYRTLELPGANPLKDAHAALDAAVLDAYGFSAKQDLLAQLLELNLTVAARIERGEPVTAPGVPPGYPTPQSLVTDDCIQPP; this is translated from the coding sequence ATGCCGAGCCGGGATAAACTGGAGCAATTTGTTACGTGGTGTGACCAACACATCACCGGTGATGAAAAAGGCCAGGCGCAAATCTTCCTCGACCGGCTTTTCCAGGCGTTCGGTCAACCCGGTTCTCTCGATGTCGGCGGTGAACCCGAATTCCGCGTTCGCAAGGCCGACGCCGACGGCGGCGGGACCGCCTTTGCGGATTACGTTTGGAAACCCGTCGTGCTCGTCGAAATGAAGAAGCGCGGTGAAAAGCTCCAGAGACATTACCGACAAGCCTTCGATTATTGGACGCGCCTGGTGCCGCATCGCCCGCGCTACGTGGTGCTTTGCAACTTCGACGAATTCTGCGTCTATGATTTCGATACCGATCTCGATACGCCCAAGGACACGCTCGCGCTGAAGGATTTGCCCGAACGCTGGGGGCCGCTGGCATTTCTCGCGCCAGGCAATCCCCGTCCCACGTTCGACAACGACCGCGAGAAAGTCACCCGTGAAGCCGCCGATTGTCTGGCGGAATGTTTTCGCAAATTCGTCCGGCGTGGCGTGCCGCAACCGGACGCCCAACGCTTCATCCTGCAAATGCTCGTCGCGTTGTTTGCGGAGGATATTGATTTGCTCCCCAAGTATTTTGTCGCGCAACTCCTTGAGGAATGTACCACTCCCGCCGATGGCTACGACTTAATCGGCGGGCTGTTCGAGGCTATGAACAGCAATCCGCCCAAAGCGGGCGGACGGTTCAAAGGCGTGCGTTATTTCAACGGCGGCCTGTTCCGCGAACCGGCCCGACTGGAGCTTCAAGACCTTGAACTCGTGCTGCTCCGTAAGGCCGCCAAGTTCGACTGGTCGAAAGTGCAGCCGGAAATCTTCGGCACCCTGTTCCAGCACTCGATGAACGACGCGGAGCGCCACGCGTTCGGCGCGCACTTCACGCACCCGTCCGACATCATGAAAATCGTCAAACCGACGATCACCGACCCGTGGACCGAGCAGATTGAAGGGGCGAAAACCCGCACTCGGCTCAATCAATTACTCGACCGGATGCACACCTTTCGCGTGCTTGATCCGGCGTGTGGCTCGGGCAACTTCCTGTACATCGCCTATCGCGAGATGAAACGGCTCGAAGCCCGGATCTTCGAGCGGCTGCGGACGGAGTTCAAAACCGATGCGAAGGAGGCAGCGCAGATGCCGCTGAGCTATCTGAGCGCGCAAAACTTTTACGGTCTGGACGTTCTGCCCTTTGCCGTCGAGATCGCCAAGGTGACGATGATGATTGGGCGCAAGCTGGCAATTGACGAATTGCACATCAGCGAACCCCCGCTGCCGCTCGACAATCTCGACCACAACTTCATCGCCGCCGACGCGCTGCTCACGCCCGAAGGCCAGCCGACGCAATGGCCCCAAGCCGATGTCATCATCGGTAATCCGCCGTTCCTCGATGCACGCAAAATGACAATGGAACACGGGCGCGAATACGTTGGGAAACTGGAAAAGAACTATCCCGAAGTTCCACGGCGTGCTGACCTTTGCACCTACTGGTTTCGCAAGGCTGCCGATCATCTGCCAGCCTGCACTACAGCCGACCCACTCTCCGGGCGCGGCGGACTGGTTGGTACACAAAATATCCGCAACAACGAATCACGCGAAGGTGGGTTGGACCATGTCGTCTCGACAGGGGCGATCGTGGAAGCCGTAGAGAACCAACCGTGGTCGGGCGAAGCCAACGTCAATGTTTCCATCGCCAATTGGATGAAAACGCAAGACGCCGCGTCGCTGCCCAAGAAGCGGAAACTCTGGTTCAAAATCCAACCCAGTGCCTCTGTAAAGAAAACTCGCAAGCGCGGCAGTGGTTCAGCGACCAAGGAATACGAGCTTGATGCTCGTGAATGCGATCAAATCAATTCGGCGCTGTCAGACGCGACGGATGTGGCTGCGGCAAAAATCTTGAAATGCAATACGCAGCCAAAGTGCGTTTTTGAAGGTGTTCAAACTGGACACGATGGTTTTGTTATCTCTGCGGCGGAGGCAAACGATTTGCTTGCGATTGATGAACACAAACCATATGTAAAGCCGTTCATTAACGGTTCTGACCTTTTGTCGGCGCGATATGTGACCAAGCCGGAATACGTCGTTGACCTCAGTAACCTAAACGTGCTTCAAACATCGGCATTACCTCGCTTGCTCGCGATTCCCAAAGAGCGAGTGCTCAAGGATTGGGAAAAGAATGCTGCACAGGAAAACAAGGAACTCGGGCGCGACCGTGGCGAGCACCAGAATCGGTTGGACACATGGTGGGCTTTGAAGCGTCCGAGAAATGATTTGCAACAGGCTCTGAAGAAGCTTCCTCGCTATGTTGCCTGTTCGGCTGTGATGAAGAGGCCGACATTCGTTTTTATTTCTGCGAATTACCTGCCTACGAACGCGCTCAAAGTGTTTGCCTTTGCAGATGATTATAGTTTCGGTGTTCTGCAATCAGATATCCATTGGCTTTGGTTCATCACAAAATGCAGCAAGCTGACCGAACGCTTTCGCTACACTCCCGAATCCGTCTTCGACACGTTCCCGTGGCCGCAGTTTGAAATGGGGAGCGCACCCGCCCCGGGTGCAGCCGACCGCGCCCTCGCGGTCGGCACTGGCGCGCGCGCATCAAATTCAACGTCAGTATCAGCGCAATCGTCCATTCCGCTGAAGGGTTGCCGCGAGGGTGCGGCAACCGACACGCGGGGCGCGTGTACTCCCCAGACCATCGCGAAAATTGACGCCGTGGCCTCTGCCTCGCGCACGGTGCGCCGCGTGCGCGCCGAAGCATTGCAGCATCTGAAAGGCGGCCTGCGCGCTCTCTATCGCACGCTCGAACTGCCCGGCGCGAATCCGTTGAAGGACGCCCACGCCGCATTGGATGCCGCCGTTCTCGACGCCTATGGTTTCAGCGCCAAACAGGATTTGCTGGCCCAACTCCTTGAATTGAATCTCACCGTCGCCGCCCGGATTGAACGGGGTGAACCCGTCACTGCTCCCGGCGTGCCGCCAGGCTATCCCACGCCGCAATCCCTGGTAACGGACGATTGCATCCAGCCACCGTAA
- a CDS encoding ribbon-helix-helix protein, CopG family, whose amino-acid sequence MEIKFLPIRIATSYDDTVRIIIELSEEQLAALAAISSREKTSRAEIIRRAVGNYLREEQSDKGWSAFGLWKKKKIDALKYESRLRAEWEQ is encoded by the coding sequence TTGGAAATCAAATTTTTGCCAATAAGAATAGCGACGTCGTATGATGACACCGTGAGAATAATTATCGAATTGTCGGAAGAGCAGTTGGCAGCGCTGGCGGCCATTTCATCCCGCGAAAAAACATCGCGCGCGGAAATTATCCGTCGCGCCGTCGGAAACTATCTTCGCGAAGAGCAATCTGACAAAGGGTGGAGCGCATTTGGTTTGTGGAAAAAGAAGAAGATTGACGCGCTGAAATATGAAAGCCGGTTGCGCGCGGAATGGGAGCAATGA